One stretch of Harmonia axyridis chromosome 1, icHarAxyr1.1, whole genome shotgun sequence DNA includes these proteins:
- the LOC123673157 gene encoding uncharacterized protein LOC123673157, which translates to MAFLKSNISRRKICRMQHFCARNKYWLPIRLPEDIYQTAKVAKVLLLLNEGKGKEFKGKSLADIEISEDLLEIEQKEDNKDEECEKEVNEKETNSQTDHNKNTMSQMDYENMNDVDCEDMNGMDCGDMNEMDSEKTSNTFQSNSSSTDVVTKSKKAKQKRHIWSGEEKQLVLKHFQNHVRNKKPPRKHECIDFISKHSPSFQNDDWVRIKTLVYNEYRQK; encoded by the exons ATGGCATTTCTtaaaagtaacatttctcgtagaAAAATATGTAGAATGCAACACTTTTGCGCAAGAAATAAGTACTGGTTACCCATTAG ATTGCCAGAGGATATATATCAAACGGCAAAGGTTGCAAAGGTGCTATTACTGCTCAATGAGGGAAAAGGAAAAGAGTTCAAAGGAAAGAGCCTCGCAGATATTGAAATCTCCGAAGATTTGTTGGAAATTGAACAGAAAGAAGATAACAAAGACGAAGAGTGTGAGAAGGAAGTGAATGAAAAAGAAACCAATAGTCAAACAGACCATAACAAAAATACAATGAGTCAAATGGATTACGAAAATATGAATGACGTGGATTGCGAAGATATGAATGGAATGGATTGCGGAGATATGAATGAAATGGATAGCGAAAAAACAAGTAATACATTTCAATCAAACA GCTCTTCAACTGACGTGGTCACTAAAAGTAAAAAAGCAAAACAGAAACGCCATATATGGTCAGGAGAGGAGAAGCAATTAGTACTCAAACACTTCCAGAATCATGTGAGGAACAAGAAGCCTCCTAGAAAACATGAATGTATTGATTTCATTTCCAAGCATTCACCAAGTTTTCAGAATGATGACTGGGTTAGAATTAAAACCCTGGTATATAACGAATACCGGCAAAAATAG